Proteins encoded by one window of Salvia splendens isolate huo1 chromosome 7, SspV2, whole genome shotgun sequence:
- the LOC121740768 gene encoding uncharacterized membrane protein At1g16860-like gives MGKNSGPMSKKSSSSSFSGPMTPIQPIGLITSGPLSSNRRSGQLDAPGAPSSFKKAAYGSAVTSLGDEVKLGFKVSKVAMWMFLVVVVMGLVVGVFLMASVKKPVILVAVVALLVPIVVIFVWNYAYRNRGVLGFLNKYPDAELRGAVDGQFVTVTGVVTCGSIPLETSFQKVQRCVYASSELYEYRGCGVKPANPKQRWFSWACTYSEIYKRSKYRECYGNGSTTGQRAHDRPTF, from the exons ATGGGGAAGAATTCGGGGCCTATGAGCAAGAAGTCCTCGTCCTCTTCCTTCTCCGGGCCGATGACGCCGATTCAGCCCATCGGCCTCATCACCTCGGGCCCGCTCAGCTCGAACCGGAGGTCGGGGCAGCTGGACGCACCGGGGGCGCCGAGCTCGTTCAAAAAGGCGGCTTACGGCTCCGCAGTCACGAGCCTAGGCGACGAGGTGAAATTAGGGTTTAAGGTTTCGAAGGTGGCAATGTGGATGTTtttagtggtggtggtgatggggCTGGTGGTCGGGGTGTTTCTCATGGCGTCCGTCAAGAAGCCGGTCATTctggtggcggtggtggcgtTATTGGTGCCGATTGTCGTCATTTTTGTGTGGAATTACGCCTACAGGAATCGCGGCGTGTTGGGATTCTTAAACAAGTATCCAGATGCTGAGCTCAGGGGCGCCGTTGATGGGCAGTTCGTCACGGTCACCGGG GTCGTCACTTGTGGCAGCATACCCCTTGAAACTTCTTTCCAGAAGGTACAAAGGTGTGTGTATGCGTCCTCAGAATTATATGAATATAGAGGCTGTGGTGTAAAACCAGCTAATCCCAAACAAAGATGGTTCTCTTGGGCATGCACATACTCGGAG ATATATAAAAGAAGCAAGTACCGTGAGTGTTATGGGAATGGTTCGACGACTGGACAACGTGCTCATGATCGTCCCACCTTCTGA